From Toxorhynchites rutilus septentrionalis strain SRP chromosome 2, ASM2978413v1, whole genome shotgun sequence, a single genomic window includes:
- the LOC129771270 gene encoding nuclear pore complex protein Nup98-Nup96-like, producing MKFNLTRNAIDEEVVKAWLEEFKTKLTDLCSVIKMFPCPTLKHRLCQNAITQLLDIRYALMQNALEKLLLPQEYVLEKLRLSAFLDEDPRKQR from the exons ATGAAG TTCAACCTGACCCGGAACGCGATCGACGAAGAGGTGGTTAAAGCTTGGCTCGAGGAATTCAAGACCAAACTGACCGATCTGTGCTCGGTGATCAAGATGTTTCCCTGCCCGACGCTGAAGCATCGACTCTGTCAGAACGCAATCACCCAGCTATTGGACATCCGCTATGCGTTGATGCAAAATGCGCTCGAGAAGCTGCTTCTGCCCCAGGAATACGTCCTCGAGAAATTGCGGCTGAGCGCGTTTCTGGACGAGGATCCGCGGAAGCAGCGATGA
- the LOC129766174 gene encoding uncharacterized protein LOC129766174 encodes MSETNSSPSRVETRTLSFVSFDTNDFEELADSQSTTFDGVDNTGKDNEQPPFGFLLKGTDLSRVEIKSLSVEFPAKVCKKGMELNAPEIECRIFETSVSQMQERSTNDMQDSIVSFDTNDLEGSTKSQDTTYSSDVDVTELVFNTTDFENLRKEIKEKGNSNRIKYNVKVAECGATATKRLYSGASIYECSFYINKKNIEMCKHYDQHNIMQSKTKVGDAKYKQQKHRRPFIVALEDLLKIKYEEFNIYCIININSHNCNKSGWLFYGVCAHKTCRSYRFKIVSVTDGDNIYKVDVYVNVAMTLIHGENLKAAYCKGVKRNINMKKLQLQKPLELRTKLINEKKKREPFEKVDIVSKNVLKKISSEAKSKLNRDIDDFQDLIKMSEDNGSYIKNVFRKPFGVICFNTKMFKELRKNKTYSPIFYMDGTGSVVRYSKAEKRVQIYVLVAYNYRSNFSVPVTTFVTESQKTVDFHNWLNIFRASYESGSSMNKLNKIARIVSVDWSWSLIGGLIRALNNQHHTLPEYIRDCYKVCIRELNLNFTIIHLCYSHFMNVVSKDLKSAPINIKHKFMDCMRLAVRATNLVDLIDLFIIMTCIFGSANENRMLETSLKELDAKINDRTSFDSESAGKFDYTGIGEPEILKKDEDKIFLGSPFYALLKETFETTLKQIDDLSQGSQNPLYFKGFLEDVALKKYMPVVCLWSNIIVSQIDSNPDTISNARVESFFRTLKHNVMKGQLYERITHFLRKLQSYIESLFHFSDFDIEDIYATDKGISNAKKRQDDRIAEYDRFVGNVEDIEDEWHSPYFQKDASTHLFKKKKKQETNSLNTQLEQSTQKHPDSKENSDNNRKRSLEEDLETTCNLSSIHHFIDKGFEFPVTTKWYFGEFPSEYESIGVSSMIVSSEMLQTLDAHTYMDGETLDAIIAVAIKECEVESVKLVSTYMSRNLFDTTQLKEVLDRKRDYVLPVLTNTSGVWVVPLNVRAGQAPTKQVGRGNHWVLFIADFMNRETFYLDPLETASPYLKDVQEEFLKAVSSIRRLKNQPFDSTNWQSGSKNIAHDKQNDDYNCGVYVAKYAQNFLLKKPLTGLGNMDSERKQIKIKLLNTAVIKICLYCSSLKSLILSCQSCGRRCCSRCAPNMVLKIPSTKQCEICSKIKMI; translated from the exons ATGTCCGAAACAAACTCATCTCCTTCACGTGTCGAAACAAGAACATTATCATTTGTATCATTTGACACAAACGATTTCGAGGAATTGGCCGACTCTCAAAGTACTACTTTTGACGGCGTTGATAATACGGGAAAAGATAACGAA CAACCTCCATTCggatttttattgaaaggaacAGATTTATCGCGTGtcgaaataaaatcattatccgTCGAGTTTCCTGCAAAAGTATGTAAGAAAGGAATGGAACTTAATGCTCCAGAAATTGAATGTCGCATTTTTGAAACATCAGTAAGTCAAATGCAAGAGAGATCAACGAACGACATGCAAGACTCGattgtttcatttgataccaatgatCTTGAAGGATCGACCAAATCACAAGATACTACTTATAGCAGTGATGTAGATGTAACTGAACTTGTGTTCAATACAACGGACTTTGAAAACCTACGAAAAGAGATAAAAGAAAAAGGCAACAGTAACAGGATCAAATACAATGTCAAGGTTGCGGAATGTGGGGCAACTGCCACAAAAAGACTTTATAGTGGTGCTTCAATTTACGAGTGTTCTTTTTACATCAACAAGAAGAACATTGAAATGTGTAAACATTATGATCAACATAATATAATGCAAAGCAAAACCAAGGTTGGCGATGCTAAATATAAGCAACAAAAGCATAGAAGGCCTTTTATAGTGGCCTTAGAAGATTTGTTAAAAATCAAATATGAAGAATTCAATATCTATTGTATAATCAATATAAATTCTCATAATTGCAACAAATCTGGCTGGCTATTTTATGGTGTCTGCGCTCACAAGACCTGCAGATCTTATCGTTTCAAAATTGTTTCTGTTACGGATGGTGATAACATATATAAAGTCGATGTCTATGTTAATGTCGCTATGACCCTGATACACGGGGAAAACCTGAAAGCGGCATATTGCAAAGGAGTAAAAAGaaacataaatatgaaaaaactgcAGCTCCAAAAACCACTTGAATTACGAACTAAGTTGAtcaacgaaaagaaaaaaagggaaCCATTCGAGAAGGTAGACATTGTCAGcaaaaatgtattgaaaaaaattagcagTGAAGCTAAATCGAAGCTTAACAGGGATATTGATGATTTTCAAGATTTGATAAAAATGTCTGAGGATAACGGATCTtatatcaaaaatgtgtttagaAAGCCCTTTGGTGTAATTTGTTTtaatacaaaaatgttcaaagagCTGAGAAAAAACAAGACTTACAGTCCTATTTTCTACATGGATGGTACTGGATCGGTTGTACGATATTCAAAAGCTGAGAAGCGTgttcaaatatatgttttggtCGCATACAATTACCGGTCAAATTTTAGTGTACCCGTAACAACCTTTGTGACTGAAAGCCAaaaaacagtagacttccacAATTGGTTGAATATATTTCGTGCTTCGTACGAGTCAGGCAGCTctatgaataaattgaataaaatagcgaGAATTGTTAGTGTTGATTGGAGCTGGTCACTGATTGGTGGATTGATACGGGCTCTTAATAATCAACACCATACACTACCAGAGTATATCCGAGATtgttataaagtttgcataagaGAACTCAATCTCAATTTCACTATCATTCATTTATGCTACAGTCATTTCATGAATGTAGTTTCTAAGGACTTGAAATCTGCTCCAATCAACATAAAACATAAGTTCATGGACTGTATGCGATTGGCTGTACGTGCTACAAACTTAGTGGACTTAATCGATCTGTTTATCATTATGACATGCATTTTTGGATCTGCAAATGAGAACCGAATGCTTGAGACATCACTAAAAGAACTAGATGCAAAAATTAATGATAGAACAAGCTTCGATTCAGAAAGCGCTGGTAAATTTGATTATACTGGCATCGGTGAAccagaaattctaaaaaaagatgAGGACAAAATCTTCTTGGGATCGCCTTTTTATGCGTTGTTAAaagaaacatttgaaacaacATTAAAACAAATAGATGATCTCAGCCAAGGATCACAGAACCCACTGTATTTCAAAGGATTCTTGGAAGATGTCgccttgaaaaaatacatgccTGTGGTTTGTTTGTGGTCAAATATAATAGTATCTCAAATTGACTCGAATCCGGATACTATTTCAAACGCAAGGGTTGAAAGCTTCTTCCGAACATTGAAACACAATGTTATGAAAGGTCAGCTCTACGAAAGAATAACACATTTTCTTCGAAAACTACAATCGTATATTGAATCTCTGTTCCACTTTTCCGACTTTGACATTGAAGATATATACGCTACTGATAAAGGAATAAGTAATGCTAAAAAACGTCAAGATGATAGAATCGCAGAATATGACAGATTTGTCGGAAACGTAGAAGACATAGAGGACGAATGGCATAGTCCATACTTTCAAAAAgatgcttcaacccacttgttcaagaagaaaaagaagcagGAAACTAACAGCTTAAACACACAACTtgaacaatcaacacagaagcaCCCAGATTCAAAGGAAAACAGTGATAACAACAGAAAAAGATCATTAGAAGAAGATTTAGAAACTACCTGTAATCTGTCCTCTATTCATCATTTCATTGACAAAGGATTTGAATTTCCAGTTACCACCAAATGGTATTTCGGTGAGTTTCCTTCAGAATATGAGAGCATAGGAGTAAGTAGTATGATTGTAagctcagaaatgcttcaaacgcTCGATGCACATACATATATGGATGGAGAAACCTTAGATGCGATAATTGCAGTGGCCATAAAAGAATGTGAGGTCGAAAGCGTAAAATTGGTATCAACTTACATGTCGAGAAACTTGTTTGATACAACTCAACTAAAAGAAGTATTGGATAGGAAACGAGATTATGTTTTACCAGTTCTAACCAATACATCGGGAGTATGGGTGGTTCCTTTGAATGTTAGAGCTGGGCAAGCACCCACCAAGCAAGTTGGAAGAGGGAACCATTGGGTTCTCTTCATTGCTGATTTTATGAATAGAGAAACTTTTTATTTAGATCCTCTCGAAACAGCATCCCCATATTTGAAGGACGTACAAGAAGAATTTTTGAAGGCAGTAAGCTCTATtcggagacttaaaaatcaaccATTTGATTCAACCAATTGGCAAAGCGGCTCGAAAAATATTGCGCACGACAAGCAAAACGACGACTACAACTGTGGTGTATATGTAGCTAAATATGCACAAAACTTCCTTTTGAAGAAACCGTTGACCGGGCTAGGAAACATGGATTCTGAGaggaaacaaatcaaaataaaactccTAAATACAGCagtaataaaaatttgtttatacTGCAGCAGcttgaaatcactaattttgtCATGTCAATCATGTGGACGGAGGTGTTGCAGTAGATGCGCCCCAAATATGGTGCTAAAAATTCCATCTACAAAACAATGTGaaatatgttcgaaaattaaaatgatataa